A portion of the Ricinus communis isolate WT05 ecotype wild-type chromosome 10, ASM1957865v1, whole genome shotgun sequence genome contains these proteins:
- the LOC8283808 gene encoding DNA-binding protein S1FA → MDDEFEFADHSPPSFQNMGNVVKDVETKGFNPGLIVLLVIGGIVLTFLIGNYVLYMYAQKTLPPKKKKPVSKKKMKRERLRQGVSAPGE, encoded by the exons ATGGACGACGAATTCGAGTTCGCCGATCACTCTCCTCCGTCGTTCCAAAACATG GGGAATGTGGTCAAGGATGTTGAGACTAAAGGATTCAACCCAGGGTTGATAGTGCTACTGGTTATTGGAGGGATAGTTCTGACATTCCTAATTGGAAATTATGTTCTCTACATGTATGCTCAGAAGACACTTCCcccaaaaaagaagaagccagtctccaagaagaagatgaagaggGAAAGACTTAGGCAGGGTGTCTCTGCACCAGGAGAgtga